In the Methylomonas rhizoryzae genome, one interval contains:
- the mmoC gene encoding aromatic/alkene monooxygenase hydroxylase FAD-binding subunit MmoC codes for MPAMYNVKIVTEDGEAVYFDCGPDEDIVSAALRQDIYLMTSCREGGCATCKGLCTEGEYEMGKFSVQALPPEEEEEGYVLLCRCYPAGDVEIEVPYTYDRISFSADDLCFDAEIAELTPVSSNVVKLRLQKLGAEQTVRLESGQYYDLEIPGTGISRSYSPANTANHNGELEFLIRIVDNGKFSTYLQRDAKVGHVVRAKGPLGIFGIRENGFTPRYFVAGGTGLAPILSMVRRMQEWEEPQPCVIYFGVNTEQEVFYTEQLNALERAMPTLTVRICVWKAGDGWSGEKGSVVEILRRDLLDQGIKPDLYLCGPPGMVDATYQVCAQIGIPRDRIYLEKFLPSAA; via the coding sequence TTGCCCGCCATGTATAACGTCAAAATCGTTACCGAAGACGGCGAAGCGGTGTATTTCGATTGCGGGCCGGACGAAGATATCGTCAGCGCGGCCTTGCGCCAGGATATTTATTTGATGACGTCTTGCCGGGAAGGCGGCTGCGCCACGTGTAAAGGCCTTTGTACCGAAGGCGAGTACGAAATGGGCAAATTCAGCGTGCAAGCGTTGCCGCCGGAGGAGGAAGAGGAAGGCTACGTGCTGTTGTGCCGTTGTTATCCGGCCGGCGACGTCGAAATCGAAGTGCCTTACACCTACGACAGAATTTCGTTCTCGGCGGACGACTTGTGTTTTGACGCAGAAATCGCCGAGCTGACGCCGGTATCCAGTAACGTAGTGAAACTGCGTTTGCAAAAGCTGGGCGCGGAGCAAACCGTGCGTTTGGAATCCGGTCAATATTACGACTTGGAAATTCCGGGCACCGGCATCAGCCGTTCGTATTCGCCGGCCAATACCGCCAACCACAACGGCGAATTGGAATTTTTGATCCGTATCGTCGACAACGGCAAATTTTCCACCTATCTGCAGCGCGACGCCAAAGTAGGCCATGTGGTCAGAGCCAAAGGTCCGCTCGGAATCTTCGGTATACGCGAGAACGGATTTACCCCGCGTTACTTTGTAGCCGGCGGTACCGGCCTGGCGCCTATCTTATCCATGGTGAGGCGCATGCAGGAGTGGGAGGAACCGCAACCTTGCGTGATTTATTTCGGGGTCAACACCGAGCAAGAAGTCTTTTACACCGAGCAACTCAACGCCTTGGAACGGGCAATGCCCACGTTGACGGTACGTATCTGCGTGTGGAAAGCCGGTGACGGCTGGAGCGGCGAAAAGGGTAGTGTCGTCGAGATACTGCGGCGCGACTTGCTCGACCAAGGCATCAAGCCGGACCTATATCTGTGCGGGCCGCCGGGCATGGTCGATGCGACGTATCAAGTATGCGCCCAGATCGGCATTCCGCGCGACAGAATCTATTTGGAAAAGTTTTTGCCTAGCGCCGCTTGA
- the mmoD gene encoding soluble methane monooxygenase-binding protein MmoD → MELEIERGVQAAPLALDAANGLTPLYQADPYTAYGEDLDFMWRWTIYRDNRLVQEGCSLTLDASRRAVAHVMAVFQSSWPAIG, encoded by the coding sequence ATGGAATTAGAGATAGAACGCGGTGTTCAAGCCGCACCGTTAGCGTTGGACGCCGCAAACGGCTTAACCCCGCTCTACCAAGCCGACCCTTATACCGCCTATGGCGAAGATTTGGATTTCATGTGGCGCTGGACGATATACCGGGACAACCGCTTGGTGCAGGAAGGTTGTTCTCTGACCTTGGATGCGTCGCGCCGGGCGGTGGCGCACGTAATGGCGGTGTTTCAATCGTCGTGGCCGGCAATAGGCTGA
- the groEL gene encoding chaperonin GroEL translates to MAKQIIYNPEARRRIMHGIETVARAAAATFGCDGPAVLIQHRTDGMPPLFTRDGATVANAIVLEDRVADLGGRMLREVAGSVARQAGDGTTTAIVLARDIASECMKSVAAGYHPLQLQKGLELALALVDTDMQRRALTGVTPAWTARVAELASKHEPGVGELLNRAFAALGCDGPLTFQLGNGRYDELEIVDGVRYEQGYLSPYFVTDRDRQIAVLERPFVLLCDYEITDLMDLVPILEQVTQQQRSLLLIAEDVRDGALTGMLLNHIRGVFKAVAVKPPGYGDHRAERLADLAVLTGAAPVLRSQGARLQDLSLSCLGQAQRAFIGSDTTTLVAVDADAQAAGIRLEALRWQLGQVLARKPGQGSPTGNLHEAEELAQRIALLSAKTGVISVGGTTDLEIKERWVRIENAYKSARAALEQGVIAGGGAGLLAAQAVLDGIIAENAEQQRGVAILQQALAAPIRRLLANAGLESEPIISAIRRQTREAFAYDLQTRRLGPCLEIGIVDAVKVLRLALRNAVSVVGTLMTCESVVMPLADPDFMAGYSAEWAAATREDPRV, encoded by the coding sequence ATGGCCAAACAAATCATCTATAACCCGGAAGCCAGACGGCGCATCATGCACGGCATCGAAACCGTAGCGCGCGCCGCCGCCGCAACCTTCGGCTGCGACGGGCCGGCAGTGTTAATCCAGCACCGAACCGACGGCATGCCGCCGCTTTTTACCCGGGACGGCGCCACAGTGGCCAACGCCATCGTGCTGGAAGACCGTGTCGCGGATTTGGGCGGGCGCATGTTGCGCGAGGTGGCCGGTTCGGTAGCGCGGCAAGCCGGTGACGGTACAACCACCGCCATCGTACTGGCCCGCGACATCGCTAGCGAATGTATGAAAAGCGTCGCGGCGGGTTACCACCCTTTACAACTGCAAAAAGGTTTGGAATTGGCTTTGGCGCTGGTTGATACCGATATGCAGCGCCGGGCCTTGACGGGTGTGACCCCGGCCTGGACAGCCAGGGTGGCCGAACTGGCCAGCAAGCACGAGCCTGGCGTCGGTGAGTTGCTGAACCGGGCGTTCGCGGCATTAGGCTGTGACGGCCCGTTGACTTTTCAACTCGGTAACGGCCGTTACGACGAATTGGAGATTGTCGACGGCGTCCGCTACGAACAAGGTTATCTGTCGCCGTATTTCGTGACCGACCGGGATAGGCAAATTGCCGTGTTGGAACGGCCGTTCGTACTGCTGTGCGATTACGAAATCACTGACCTGATGGACTTGGTGCCCATATTGGAGCAAGTCACACAGCAACAGCGTTCGCTATTGCTTATCGCCGAAGACGTGCGCGACGGCGCCTTAACCGGCATGTTGCTGAATCATATTCGCGGCGTGTTCAAAGCGGTGGCGGTTAAACCGCCGGGATACGGCGACCACAGAGCGGAGCGTCTGGCCGATTTGGCGGTGCTGACCGGTGCCGCGCCGGTACTGCGCAGCCAAGGCGCACGTTTGCAAGACCTGAGTTTGTCGTGCTTGGGGCAGGCGCAACGTGCATTCATCGGCAGCGACACGACCACGCTCGTGGCGGTTGACGCCGATGCGCAAGCAGCCGGCATTCGGCTGGAGGCGTTACGTTGGCAACTGGGGCAAGTGCTGGCCAGGAAACCCGGCCAAGGTTCGCCGACCGGAAACCTGCACGAAGCGGAAGAATTGGCACAGCGTATTGCCCTGTTGTCCGCCAAAACCGGGGTCATTAGCGTCGGCGGCACGACGGACCTGGAAATCAAGGAACGTTGGGTGCGGATAGAAAACGCTTACAAGTCGGCGCGAGCGGCGCTGGAACAAGGCGTGATAGCAGGCGGCGGAGCGGGATTGCTGGCTGCTCAAGCGGTTTTGGACGGCATCATCGCCGAAAACGCCGAGCAGCAACGCGGCGTTGCGATTTTGCAGCAAGCCTTGGCGGCACCGATTCGCCGGTTGCTGGCTAACGCCGGTTTGGAAAGCGAACCGATTATTTCGGCCATACGTCGGCAAACCCGAGAGGCCTTTGCTTACGATTTGCAAACGAGGCGCTTGGGCCCGTGTTTGGAGATCGGGATTGTGGATGCGGTCAAAGTGCTGCGTTTGGCTTTGCGCAATGCGGTTAGCGTAGTCGGAACCTTGATGACCTGCGAATCCGTGGTGATGCCGTTGGCGGATCCCGATTTTATGGCCGGTTATTCAGCGGAATGGGCCGCCGCGACCCGCGAAGACCCTCGTGTTTAA
- the purM gene encoding phosphoribosylformylglycinamidine cyclo-ligase: MSVPPSDRLNYKSAGVDIEAGNALVDRIKPIAAKTRIPGVLAGLGGFGSLFELPLERYKQPVLVSGTDGVGTKLKLAFDTNIHNTVGIDLVAMCVNDIVVQGAEPLFFLDYFATGKLDVASAAAVIEGIGAGCERAGAALVGGETAEMPGMYPDGEYDLAGFCVGIVEKQRIIDGSKVKTGDKLIGLASSGPHSNGYSLIRKILARSNADLQTPLNGKPLSELLLEPTRIYVKPLLNLLKSVDVHAMAHITGGGITENLPRVLPEGLGAAIDLSGWQLPDIFVWLQQQGNVELADMLVTFNCGIGMIVCVDPADEQATLDGLTQQGETAFTIGEIVPQQTDARVVYR, translated from the coding sequence TTGAGCGTACCACCATCAGACCGCCTGAATTACAAAAGCGCCGGCGTCGATATTGAAGCCGGCAACGCCCTGGTTGACCGAATTAAACCGATAGCCGCCAAAACCCGTATTCCGGGCGTCCTGGCCGGATTGGGCGGTTTCGGATCGTTATTCGAACTGCCGCTGGAGCGCTACAAACAGCCCGTGCTGGTATCCGGCACCGACGGTGTCGGTACCAAATTAAAACTGGCCTTCGACACGAACATCCACAACACGGTGGGAATCGATTTGGTCGCCATGTGCGTCAACGACATCGTCGTGCAAGGCGCCGAGCCGCTATTTTTTCTGGATTACTTCGCGACCGGCAAGCTGGACGTGGCTTCGGCCGCCGCCGTCATCGAAGGGATAGGCGCAGGCTGCGAACGGGCCGGCGCGGCCTTGGTCGGCGGCGAAACCGCGGAAATGCCCGGCATGTATCCGGACGGCGAATACGACTTGGCCGGCTTTTGCGTCGGCATCGTGGAAAAACAACGCATCATCGACGGCAGCAAGGTCAAAACCGGCGACAAATTGATCGGCCTCGCATCGTCCGGCCCGCATTCCAACGGTTACTCGCTAATCCGCAAGATTCTGGCGCGCAGCAATGCGGATTTACAGACCCCGCTGAACGGCAAACCCTTGTCGGAACTGCTGCTGGAACCCACCCGAATTTACGTTAAGCCGCTGCTGAATTTACTTAAGTCGGTGGACGTCCACGCCATGGCGCACATTACCGGCGGCGGCATTACCGAAAATCTGCCCAGAGTGCTACCGGAAGGCCTCGGCGCCGCCATCGACTTATCCGGTTGGCAACTGCCGGACATTTTCGTTTGGTTGCAACAGCAAGGCAACGTCGAGTTAGCCGACATGCTGGTAACCTTCAATTGCGGCATCGGCATGATCGTTTGCGTCGATCCGGCCGACGAACAGGCCACGCTGGACGGCTTAACACAACAGGGTGAAACCGCATTTACGATAGGCGAAATCGTCCCGCAGCAAACGGACGCACGCGTTGTTTACCGTTAA
- the glnL gene encoding nitrogen regulation protein NR(II), whose translation MHKKILDHLNEAILLFDTDLALTYINPAGEMLFADSAKHLLGNPAQRLFKSAHPGLFSDLLSRMHQHEPLVDRELILESMNQSSTVSLSATPIMAGGELQEILIELQQVDRHLRITKEEQLLAQQNTSRMLVRGLAHEIKNPLGGLRGAAQLLDQELRDPELKEYTQIIIAESDRLQELMDKMLGPNKPAHKSLMNIHEVLERVRQLAAVEAGSSTSLKTDYDPSIPELFADKNQLIQAFLNIVRNAIQAIQTMGRIVLKTRIQRHMTIGRKLYKLVIKVDVIDNGPGIPPGLMGQIFYPMITGRPEGTGLGLSIAQSLINQHRGMIECDSEPGNTVFSVYLPIVDHQGNTALN comes from the coding sequence GTGCATAAAAAAATACTCGATCATTTGAACGAAGCAATTTTGCTGTTCGATACCGATCTGGCGCTAACCTACATCAATCCGGCCGGAGAGATGCTGTTTGCCGATAGTGCCAAGCATTTGCTCGGCAATCCCGCGCAGCGTTTATTCAAATCCGCACATCCCGGTTTATTTAGCGATTTATTGTCACGAATGCACCAACACGAGCCTTTGGTTGACAGAGAATTGATACTGGAATCGATGAATCAATCATCGACCGTCAGCCTCAGTGCCACCCCGATAATGGCAGGCGGCGAATTGCAGGAAATTCTGATCGAGTTGCAACAAGTCGACCGGCACTTGCGCATCACCAAAGAAGAGCAATTGCTGGCACAACAAAATACCAGCCGCATGTTAGTCCGCGGTTTGGCCCACGAAATCAAAAACCCTTTAGGCGGCTTACGCGGCGCGGCTCAGCTGTTGGATCAGGAACTACGCGACCCGGAACTGAAGGAATACACCCAGATCATTATTGCCGAATCGGACCGCTTGCAGGAATTGATGGATAAAATGCTCGGCCCCAACAAACCCGCGCATAAAAGCCTGATGAACATCCACGAGGTGCTGGAACGGGTACGGCAACTGGCTGCGGTAGAAGCCGGCAGCAGTACAAGCTTGAAAACCGATTACGACCCCAGCATCCCCGAACTATTCGCCGACAAAAACCAGCTGATTCAAGCCTTTTTGAACATAGTCCGCAACGCCATTCAAGCGATCCAAACCATGGGCCGAATCGTTTTGAAAACTAGAATCCAACGTCATATGACCATAGGCCGCAAGCTGTATAAATTGGTGATCAAAGTAGACGTGATCGACAACGGCCCCGGAATTCCGCCCGGGTTGATGGGGCAAATCTTTTACCCGATGATCACCGGCCGCCCGGAAGGTACCGGTTTAGGTTTATCCATCGCACAATCGCTGATCAATCAACACCGCGGCATGATCGAATGCGACAGCGAGCCGGGCAACACCGTTTTTTCGGTGTATTTGCCCATCGTAGATCACCAAGGCAACACCGCGCTTAATTAA
- a CDS encoding DUF2066 domain-containing protein, whose amino-acid sequence MKKKTRRAFCLTTFALALLCGQPGAVEVKGLFEIELIANSQSAQDREVAIKQALFGVLNRILVADDIAKLAVVQQLLNGAQHYVKQFQYSLIAADEYASGDARLMRVEFDQEQLLEVIRQNRVGIWSEIRPETLLWLVVEDGDGRQFYNADSMPEVENALTLAEKVKGVPIIVPILDLEEQQKISVNEVLGVDSRNLLAVSARYEVPGVMTGRLVRKGQCWQGEWAFYFDGKIKQWDNPCLPLKGAMLEGLQGAYTILAGYYGVKP is encoded by the coding sequence TTGAAAAAGAAAACGCGCCGGGCGTTTTGTCTGACGACTTTTGCGCTCGCACTCTTATGCGGACAACCTGGAGCGGTAGAAGTTAAGGGTTTGTTCGAAATCGAGTTGATCGCCAATAGCCAATCGGCACAGGATAGGGAGGTCGCCATCAAACAAGCGTTGTTCGGGGTATTGAATCGGATTTTGGTCGCGGACGACATTGCCAAATTGGCCGTGGTGCAACAGTTGTTGAACGGCGCGCAGCATTACGTCAAACAGTTTCAATATTCGTTGATCGCGGCCGACGAATATGCGTCCGGCGACGCGCGGTTAATGCGGGTCGAATTCGATCAAGAACAATTATTGGAAGTCATCCGGCAAAACCGTGTGGGCATTTGGAGCGAAATTCGCCCGGAAACCTTGCTTTGGTTAGTGGTCGAAGACGGCGACGGCCGGCAGTTTTATAACGCCGATAGCATGCCGGAAGTCGAGAACGCCCTGACGCTGGCCGAAAAGGTTAAAGGGGTGCCTATTATTGTGCCGATTCTGGATTTGGAGGAACAACAGAAAATTTCGGTCAATGAAGTGTTGGGTGTCGATTCGCGCAATCTGTTGGCCGTTTCGGCGCGTTACGAAGTGCCTGGTGTCATGACGGGGCGGCTCGTCCGGAAAGGTCAGTGTTGGCAAGGCGAATGGGCGTTTTATTTCGACGGTAAAATCAAGCAGTGGGATAATCCTTGCTTGCCGTTAAAAGGCGCCATGTTGGAAGGCTTGCAAGGCGCATACACGATTTTAGCCGGTTACTACGGCGTTAAACCGTAA
- a CDS encoding P-loop NTPase family protein, with product MAEKSVSKYLSSLEKQFAATDPVLQKAAKVFHDLDNLEFEMGLLDNDETTARKSSWWPTISTLGGYSPAKSEFLNRFLGSQLHTSRHKFTVLQYTPQTNSAILPGTALDADHRLPFYQIGQTIEQASAGESGKVNSYLELVTVNSGKLKNKLIIDTPVLNPAAENAANRLLRQHVIAISDLVLVFSDLFEADPNFNKETIEAIVKYQDTNKFLFVVDHSELSLDTNKINDIINSWQRRLAEFGIFTGQFVVLAQNADTSAIESRVNQLNNDRSYRVLDNLETSIRAVDDVVFPEVEAALATWKERSNATTLIILAFIIMLILFAEIAVGILDFFFDPIIGPIIVLGLAAILTPMHMIVSRVHAKFIINQLQKRQKQLNISEDLSALFEKSLGFWRTLLPMTQPVGKTKKNRKKLALLLEQTKDLVQALNDQFSRNQFQEFPTSYDAQLSEDF from the coding sequence ATGGCAGAAAAATCGGTCAGTAAATATCTCAGCAGCTTGGAAAAACAGTTCGCCGCAACCGACCCGGTCTTGCAAAAAGCGGCAAAAGTCTTTCACGATTTGGACAATCTCGAATTCGAGATGGGCTTGCTGGACAACGATGAAACCACTGCCAGAAAAAGCTCGTGGTGGCCGACGATCAGCACCTTAGGCGGCTATTCCCCGGCCAAATCGGAATTTCTGAATCGTTTTCTGGGCAGCCAATTACACACGTCCAGACACAAATTCACGGTACTGCAATACACCCCTCAAACCAACAGCGCCATACTGCCCGGCACCGCGCTGGACGCCGACCACAGGCTGCCGTTTTACCAAATCGGTCAAACCATAGAACAAGCCTCGGCCGGCGAAAGCGGCAAGGTCAACAGTTATTTGGAACTCGTCACGGTCAATAGCGGCAAACTCAAAAACAAACTGATCATAGACACCCCGGTGCTCAACCCTGCGGCCGAAAACGCCGCCAATCGCTTGCTACGCCAACACGTCATAGCAATCTCCGATCTGGTACTGGTTTTCAGCGATTTGTTCGAAGCCGATCCTAATTTCAACAAGGAAACCATAGAAGCCATCGTTAAATACCAAGATACCAACAAGTTTTTGTTCGTCGTCGATCATTCGGAACTTTCTTTAGACACCAATAAAATCAACGACATAATAAACTCATGGCAGCGACGCCTCGCCGAATTCGGCATATTTACCGGGCAATTCGTAGTACTGGCGCAAAATGCCGACACGAGCGCAATCGAATCGCGGGTTAATCAGCTGAACAACGACCGCTCTTATCGAGTGTTGGACAATCTGGAGACCAGCATACGCGCTGTCGATGACGTGGTATTTCCGGAAGTCGAAGCCGCTCTAGCCACTTGGAAAGAGCGCAGCAACGCAACCACCCTGATCATTTTAGCCTTCATCATCATGCTGATCTTGTTCGCGGAAATCGCTGTCGGCATTTTAGATTTTTTCTTCGACCCTATTATCGGCCCCATAATCGTACTAGGTTTGGCGGCGATACTGACGCCGATGCACATGATAGTCAGCCGGGTACACGCCAAATTCATTATCAATCAATTACAAAAGCGCCAGAAACAACTGAATATCAGCGAGGATTTATCCGCCTTGTTCGAAAAAAGCCTGGGCTTTTGGCGCACCTTGCTCCCCATGACCCAACCGGTCGGCAAAACCAAAAAAAATCGCAAGAAATTGGCACTGTTACTGGAGCAAACCAAAGATTTGGTTCAGGCCCTGAACGACCAATTCAGCCGCAATCAATTCCAAGAATTCCCAACCTCATACGACGCTCAACTCAGCGAAGACTTTTAA
- the ntrC gene encoding nitrogen regulation protein NR(I) has translation MSLPDKVWIVDDDKSIRWVLEKALQKARLDTRCFANAAELLKEINKSRPQVLITDIRMPGMDGFELLKKIHKDYPALPVIIMTAHSDLESAVSAFHGGAFEYLPKPFDVNVVVETVQRACLHARQQESAQMPPVQLKDSTPEIIGEAPAMQEVFRAIGRLARSHITVLINGESGTGKELVAKALHRHSPRSDQPFIALNMAAIPKDLMESELFGHEKGAFTGAQSRRIGRFEQANNGTLFLDEIGDMPAELQTRLLRVLADNEFYPIGAHAPVKVNVRIIAATHQNLENLVAEGRFREDLFHRLNVIRIHIPPLRERRQDIGLLMRHFLYQSAKELGTEVKTLKAETETFLSGLKWPGNVRQLENTCRWLTVMASGREIHIEDLPPELSHSPTETSAHALVKQDWESLLQNWIKQQLVTGKHDIAKQAIASVETLLIQTALIHTHGRKHEAALLLGYGRNTLTRKLKELDIHE, from the coding sequence ATGTCATTGCCGGATAAAGTCTGGATTGTCGACGACGACAAATCCATACGCTGGGTACTGGAAAAAGCCCTGCAGAAAGCCCGCCTCGATACTCGATGCTTTGCCAACGCCGCCGAGCTGCTCAAAGAAATCAATAAAAGCCGCCCGCAAGTGTTGATAACCGATATACGCATGCCCGGCATGGACGGTTTCGAGTTATTGAAAAAAATTCATAAGGACTACCCGGCGCTGCCGGTCATCATCATGACTGCGCATTCCGACTTGGAAAGCGCGGTGTCGGCGTTTCACGGCGGGGCGTTCGAGTATCTGCCCAAGCCCTTCGACGTGAACGTCGTCGTCGAAACCGTACAACGCGCCTGCTTGCACGCCAGACAGCAAGAAAGCGCGCAAATGCCACCGGTGCAGTTGAAAGACTCCACCCCGGAAATCATCGGCGAAGCCCCGGCCATGCAAGAGGTGTTTCGGGCAATAGGCCGCTTGGCGCGTTCGCACATCACCGTGCTGATCAACGGCGAATCGGGCACCGGCAAAGAGCTGGTGGCCAAGGCGTTGCACCGCCACAGTCCGCGCTCGGATCAACCGTTTATTGCGCTGAATATGGCGGCGATTCCCAAGGATTTGATGGAATCGGAGCTGTTCGGCCACGAGAAAGGCGCGTTTACCGGCGCGCAATCGCGCCGCATAGGCCGCTTCGAGCAGGCCAATAACGGCACGCTGTTTTTGGACGAAATCGGCGACATGCCGGCCGAACTGCAAACCCGCCTCCTGCGGGTACTGGCCGACAACGAGTTTTACCCGATCGGAGCACACGCGCCGGTCAAGGTCAACGTGCGCATTATCGCCGCGACCCACCAGAACCTGGAAAACCTGGTAGCCGAAGGCCGGTTTCGAGAAGACTTATTCCACCGTTTGAACGTCATACGCATTCATATTCCACCGCTTAGGGAACGCCGGCAAGACATCGGCTTACTGATGCGCCACTTTTTATATCAAAGCGCCAAAGAGCTAGGTACCGAAGTCAAAACTTTGAAGGCGGAGACCGAGACGTTCTTAAGCGGGCTCAAATGGCCGGGCAACGTGCGGCAGTTGGAAAACACCTGCCGCTGGCTGACGGTTATGGCTTCGGGACGGGAAATTCACATCGAGGACTTGCCGCCGGAATTAAGCCATAGCCCCACCGAAACCTCCGCCCACGCTTTAGTCAAACAAGACTGGGAAAGCTTGCTGCAAAATTGGATCAAACAACAGCTGGTTACCGGAAAACACGATATCGCCAAACAAGCGATTGCCAGCGTGGAAACCTTGCTGATCCAAACCGCCTTGATTCATACCCACGGCAGAAAACACGAAGCCGCACTGTTGTTGGGATACGGCAGAAACACGCTTACCCGTAAGCTCAAGGAATTGGATATTCACGAATAG
- a CDS encoding sigma-54-dependent Fis family transcriptional regulator, with translation MDIALRLPDTGKIVQEAFWQHRTPDFEIDRPVQAWRWMTQTRTLPEQRDWVRPAVADAWRRCLEDYQLPLGHHAGWQRLRTAAASPGPRTQQVADAVAELGRQFRVFLQEAGVMMVVAAPDGGVLQTLGENLFSSPAMRKLSERQSGWTESVLGNNGIGSAALLKQPVAFQGMEHFFSLLHPYSTVGYPLADESGELLAVVGLVADRQESMNSLFAFLHLLCVVLNTNLPLTRSPAAQVRILEQIPFKLAKKTADTSSPALSQPLSSLLEKAVKLQQHKIPILITGESGVGKDHFVNLLKQAGSRREQALVAINCASIPHDLIESELFGYEAGSFTGARSGGKPGKFLLANGGMLFLDEIGDMSLDLQATLLRVLETSEFTPVGGSKPIRVDVQIVAATNVPLLEAVEAGRFRRDLYYRLNGAQIHLPALRQRADKHAIIQQIVQRELAGLPNAQTVRICPSVLRLIEQHPWPGNIRQLINVVRATLCTAKDDLITQQDLPADFVAEGKRYAGPADKCGESAERPGQAVMTLEDWERHGIKATLQACSGNISLAAKTLGITRTTLYKKIGRFGLEVDRAAG, from the coding sequence ATGGATATTGCATTGCGCCTACCGGATACCGGCAAAATCGTGCAGGAAGCATTTTGGCAGCACAGGACGCCGGACTTCGAAATCGATCGCCCGGTACAGGCCTGGCGCTGGATGACTCAAACTCGCACGCTGCCCGAACAACGCGACTGGGTGCGCCCGGCGGTTGCGGACGCTTGGCGGCGTTGCTTGGAAGATTACCAATTACCGTTAGGCCATCATGCCGGCTGGCAGCGCCTGCGCACGGCCGCGGCTTCCCCGGGTCCACGGACGCAGCAGGTCGCCGATGCCGTGGCCGAATTGGGGCGGCAATTTAGAGTGTTCTTGCAGGAGGCCGGAGTCATGATGGTGGTCGCGGCGCCCGATGGTGGCGTACTTCAGACACTAGGGGAAAACCTGTTTTCCAGTCCGGCGATGCGCAAATTGTCCGAGCGGCAGAGCGGGTGGACCGAGAGCGTGCTGGGCAATAACGGCATCGGTAGCGCGGCGCTGCTGAAACAACCGGTTGCTTTTCAGGGTATGGAGCATTTTTTCAGCCTGTTGCATCCTTACAGCACGGTCGGCTATCCCTTGGCCGACGAGAGCGGCGAGTTGTTGGCGGTCGTCGGTTTGGTTGCGGATAGGCAGGAAAGTATGAATTCGCTGTTTGCCTTTTTGCATTTGCTCTGCGTGGTGCTGAATACCAACTTGCCGTTGACGCGTAGCCCGGCTGCCCAAGTGAGGATATTGGAGCAAATTCCGTTCAAACTGGCGAAAAAAACCGCTGATACCTCAAGCCCCGCGTTGTCGCAGCCATTGTCTTCCCTGCTCGAAAAAGCGGTGAAATTGCAGCAGCATAAAATTCCGATTTTGATTACCGGCGAATCGGGAGTGGGCAAGGATCATTTCGTCAATCTGTTGAAGCAAGCCGGCTCGCGCCGGGAACAAGCGCTGGTGGCCATCAACTGTGCCTCTATCCCGCACGACTTGATCGAGAGCGAATTGTTCGGCTACGAAGCCGGTAGTTTTACCGGCGCGCGTAGCGGCGGCAAACCGGGTAAATTTTTATTGGCTAACGGCGGGATGTTGTTCTTGGACGAAATCGGCGACATGAGTTTGGATTTGCAGGCTACGCTGCTCAGGGTTTTGGAAACCTCGGAATTCACGCCGGTCGGCGGTTCCAAGCCGATTCGGGTCGACGTGCAAATCGTGGCCGCTACGAATGTGCCGTTACTGGAAGCTGTAGAGGCGGGGCGGTTTCGGCGCGATTTGTATTACCGCTTGAACGGTGCGCAAATCCATTTACCGGCGTTGCGGCAGCGGGCGGACAAGCATGCGATTATTCAGCAGATAGTGCAGCGCGAATTGGCCGGATTGCCGAATGCGCAAACCGTGCGCATTTGTCCCAGCGTGCTGCGGTTGATCGAACAACACCCGTGGCCGGGCAATATCCGTCAGTTAATCAACGTGGTCAGGGCAACCTTGTGTACCGCTAAGGACGATTTGATTACTCAGCAGGATTTGCCCGCCGACTTCGTTGCGGAAGGCAAGCGGTATGCAGGCCCGGCCGACAAGTGCGGCGAGTCTGCCGAGCGCCCCGGTCAGGCGGTCATGACCTTGGAGGACTGGGAGCGGCACGGCATCAAGGCAACCTTGCAAGCCTGTTCCGGCAATATTTCGCTAGCCGCCAAAACTTTAGGCATAACCCGTACCACGCTGTACAAAAAAATCGGTCGTTTCGGTTTGGAGGTGGATAGGGCGGCGGGTTAA